TTATCGGATTTTGACAAGTAACATGATTATGCAGACTTTAGCTGCGCCTCATGGCCGCCCTGGTCAATTTCCTCAATGACCTTGCGCGGGTCCTTGCCCTCGCAGGTGACCCCAAGCGAGACGCACGTGCCAAGCACTTCCTTGACTCCGTCCTTGATGGATTTGGCAAGCGAGCCGTTTGCCTTCATCTTTGCGACT
This DNA window, taken from Candidatus Parvarchaeota archaeon, encodes the following:
- the rpl11p gene encoding 50S ribosomal protein L11 (binds directly to 23S ribosomal RNA), which encodes VAKMKANGSLAKSIKDGVKEVLGTCVSLGVTCEGKDPRKVIEEIDQGGHEAQLKSA